A region of Sphingobium baderi DNA encodes the following proteins:
- the gorA gene encoding glutathione-disulfide reductase has translation MSDYDFDLFVIGAGSGGVRASRVASAHGAKVAVAEEYRVGGTCVIRGCVPKKLLVYGAHFAEDLKDARRFGWNVPDCAFKWPVLRDNVLADVDRLEGLYKNTLDSHHVELIPERATITGPHSVKLASGREVTAKYILIATGAWPVVPEIEGAEHGLTSNDMFYLEECPKRLVIVGGGYIANEFAGIFNQFGSQVTLVNRSSTLLRGYDESVRDRLMQISTTKGIQFRFNAQLEKIEKKGDGTLSVHFKEGDAVPCDALLFAVGRRPHTDGLGLEAASVAVDDKGAIKVDEYSRTSCESIYAVGDVTDRLQLTPVAIREGHAFADTVFGDNPRTVDYGCVPSAVFSDPPLAGVGLTEAQAKNKLGTVKIYTSDFRPMKNVLAGREERALYKMVVDATTNRVVGLHMIGPDAPEILQAAAIAVKAGLTKQQFDDTVALHPSMAEELVLLK, from the coding sequence ATGAGTGACTATGACTTCGACCTTTTCGTCATCGGCGCGGGATCGGGCGGTGTGCGGGCCTCGCGGGTGGCTTCCGCCCATGGCGCTAAGGTCGCGGTGGCGGAGGAATATCGGGTCGGAGGCACCTGCGTCATTCGCGGTTGCGTGCCCAAGAAGCTACTCGTCTATGGCGCGCATTTCGCCGAGGATCTGAAGGATGCCCGGCGCTTCGGCTGGAACGTGCCCGACTGCGCCTTCAAATGGCCGGTGCTGCGTGACAATGTGCTGGCTGATGTGGATCGGCTGGAGGGCCTCTACAAGAACACGCTCGACAGCCATCATGTCGAATTGATCCCCGAGCGCGCCACCATCACCGGACCGCATTCCGTGAAGCTGGCGAGCGGGCGCGAAGTCACTGCGAAATATATTCTGATCGCCACCGGCGCATGGCCTGTCGTCCCCGAAATCGAAGGTGCCGAACATGGCCTCACATCGAACGACATGTTTTATCTGGAGGAATGCCCCAAGCGTCTCGTCATTGTCGGCGGCGGCTATATCGCCAATGAGTTTGCGGGCATTTTCAATCAGTTCGGTAGTCAGGTGACGCTGGTCAACCGCTCATCCACTCTGTTGCGCGGTTATGACGAGAGCGTTCGCGACCGGCTGATGCAGATTTCCACGACCAAGGGCATCCAGTTCCGCTTCAATGCCCAGTTGGAGAAGATCGAAAAGAAGGGTGACGGCACGCTCAGCGTCCATTTCAAGGAGGGCGATGCGGTCCCTTGTGACGCCCTGTTGTTCGCGGTGGGACGACGGCCCCATACGGACGGCCTTGGGTTGGAAGCCGCCAGCGTCGCAGTCGACGACAAGGGCGCGATCAAGGTCGACGAATATAGCCGCACCAGTTGCGAGAGCATCTATGCGGTGGGCGATGTAACCGACCGGCTGCAACTCACGCCCGTGGCCATCCGTGAGGGGCATGCCTTTGCCGATACCGTCTTTGGCGATAACCCCCGCACGGTCGATTATGGCTGCGTGCCTTCAGCCGTGTTCAGTGATCCGCCGCTAGCGGGCGTGGGGTTGACCGAGGCGCAGGCGAAGAACAAGCTGGGCACGGTCAAGATCTATACGTCGGACTTCCGCCCTATGAAGAATGTGCTTGCGGGCCGGGAGGAGCGGGCGCTTTACAAGATGGTGGTGGATGCCACTACTAATCGAGTGGTCGGCCTGCATATGATCGGTCCCGATGCCCCGGAAATCCTGCAAGCTGCTGCCATCGCGGTCAAGGCGGGTCTCACCAAGCAGCAGTTTGACGACACGGTCGCGCTGCACCCCAGCATGGCCGAGGAACTGGTGCTGCTGAAATAG
- a CDS encoding 2OG-Fe dioxygenase family protein, which translates to MTYEAIPAPSLVVLRDELVEHGYARLDNAGTLALLNVGSDMWASFAESWNDLGPDLYMADGGRYRRRRHAAFRCKDGIFTRKPHQPHFQSRDYNPLNGDVQRWFEPVTDATASNDVMQAVFALCARTFADHATQSWHVEAHQFRIETGRNEAGRPTPEGLHRDGVDWVFVMLIDRRNVREGVTRIGAPDGTALGEFTLTLPGDAVLIDDHRILHGVTEIHPVDPEHPAWRDALVVTFTAQ; encoded by the coding sequence GTGACATATGAGGCCATCCCCGCTCCCTCCCTTGTCGTGCTGCGCGATGAACTCGTCGAGCATGGTTATGCGCGGCTGGATAACGCAGGGACGCTCGCGCTCCTGAACGTCGGGTCGGATATGTGGGCGAGCTTCGCGGAAAGCTGGAACGATCTGGGCCCCGATCTCTATATGGCGGATGGAGGACGCTACCGCCGCCGCCGTCACGCGGCCTTCCGCTGCAAGGACGGAATTTTCACCCGCAAGCCGCATCAGCCGCATTTCCAGAGCCGCGACTACAATCCGCTGAATGGGGACGTGCAGCGCTGGTTCGAACCGGTAACGGATGCAACCGCGAGCAATGACGTGATGCAAGCGGTCTTTGCCTTGTGCGCCCGGACTTTCGCGGATCACGCCACGCAATCATGGCATGTTGAAGCGCACCAGTTCCGGATCGAGACGGGCAGGAACGAGGCCGGCAGGCCGACGCCCGAAGGCCTGCATCGGGACGGGGTGGATTGGGTCTTCGTGATGCTGATCGATCGCCGCAATGTCCGTGAAGGCGTGACCCGCATCGGCGCGCCGGACGGGACCGCGCTGGGCGAATTTACGCTGACCTTGCCGGGCGATGCCGTGCTGATCGACGATCACCGCATCCTGCACGGCGTCACGGAAATCCACCCGGTCGATCCGGAGCACCCCGCTTGGCGAGATGCGCTGGTCGTGACCTTCACGGCGCAATAG
- a CDS encoding helix-turn-helix domain-containing protein: MARGNRIFAGQRLRQLRIDHRMDQAAMAQALGISVSYLSQLENDDRPLTAKVKAALASAFPTDWASFDSREEEQLLGAFTFALGHPELPGASLEPERIEKLHLQFPEFAARYVDLYNAHMRANERINMIEEAIANDHAVQARLPWEAARDWFHEAGNYVHPLDCLAEDMAASFTAGQALDEGMLVEALARRHGIETLIADTPDSALRTYNASQRRLFINAALPTESRKFMLGHQLMMLEGQTLIADIVAKAALSVAGADRLLSIGLGNYAAGALLMPYAPFREAARESRHDIDRLARRFGVSFEQACHRLSTLQRPGLRGIPFFFCRVDMAGNITKRHSATRLQFARFGGACPLWNVHEAVAIPDRINVQLGETPDGVRYVSMAKGLVKPSGSYARTPRRYAVVLGCEVAHAANFVYADGLQLEDEGSATPIGITCRLCPRQSCDQRAFPPADRPIHVDPDNRQIVPYWIG, translated from the coding sequence ATGGCACGCGGCAATCGTATTTTCGCCGGTCAGAGGCTCCGCCAGCTTCGGATCGATCATCGCATGGATCAGGCGGCCATGGCGCAGGCGCTTGGGATTTCCGTATCTTATCTCAGCCAGCTTGAAAATGACGACCGCCCCCTGACCGCCAAGGTAAAAGCCGCGCTGGCCAGCGCCTTCCCCACCGACTGGGCGAGTTTCGACAGCCGGGAGGAGGAACAGCTTCTGGGCGCGTTCACTTTTGCTCTGGGGCATCCTGAACTGCCGGGCGCGTCGCTGGAACCGGAACGGATCGAGAAGCTCCATCTCCAATTCCCCGAATTCGCGGCCCGCTATGTAGACCTCTACAACGCGCATATGCGCGCCAATGAGCGGATCAACATGATCGAGGAGGCGATCGCCAACGATCATGCCGTACAGGCTCGCCTGCCATGGGAAGCGGCGCGCGACTGGTTCCATGAAGCGGGGAATTACGTCCATCCGCTCGATTGCCTGGCGGAGGATATGGCGGCGAGCTTCACCGCCGGGCAGGCGCTGGACGAAGGGATGCTGGTGGAGGCGCTGGCGCGGCGGCACGGCATCGAAACGCTGATCGCCGATACGCCGGATTCCGCGCTCCGCACCTATAATGCCAGTCAGCGGCGCCTGTTCATCAACGCCGCCCTGCCCACCGAAAGCCGCAAGTTCATGCTGGGACATCAGTTGATGATGCTGGAGGGACAGACGCTGATCGCGGACATCGTGGCGAAAGCCGCCCTGTCCGTCGCAGGGGCGGATCGGCTGCTTTCCATTGGCCTGGGCAATTATGCGGCAGGCGCGCTGCTGATGCCCTACGCCCCGTTTCGAGAGGCTGCGCGAGAGAGCCGGCATGACATCGACCGGCTGGCGCGACGTTTCGGCGTGAGTTTCGAACAGGCCTGTCACCGACTGTCCACCTTGCAGAGGCCGGGGCTGCGCGGCATCCCCTTCTTCTTCTGTAGGGTCGACATGGCGGGCAATATCACCAAGCGGCACAGCGCCACCCGGTTGCAATTCGCGCGCTTCGGTGGCGCTTGCCCCCTGTGGAACGTGCATGAGGCGGTCGCCATCCCCGACCGGATCAATGTGCAGCTTGGCGAAACGCCTGACGGAGTGCGCTATGTGTCCATGGCGAAGGGACTGGTGAAGCCTTCGGGCAGCTACGCCCGCACGCCGCGCCGCTATGCCGTGGTGCTGGGGTGCGAAGTCGCCCATGCGGCAAACTTCGTCTATGCGGACGGCTTGCAGCTTGAGGATGAGGGTTCGGCGACGCCCATCGGCATCACCTGCCGCCTGTGCCCGCGCCAAAGCTGCGACCAGCGCGCCTTCCCGCCCGCGGACCGGCCAATTCATGTCGACCCCGACAACCGGCAGATCGTGCCCTACTGGATCGGATGA
- a CDS encoding acyl-CoA carboxylase subunit beta, with product MSKLAIIEQLEAKREAARLGGGQRRIDAQHAKGKLTARERLEVLLDEDSFEELDMYVEHNCVDFGMDEQHIPGDGVVTGSGTINGRLVFVFSQDFTVYGGALSERHATKICKIMDMAMKVGAPVIGLNDSGGARIQEGVASLAGYAEVFQRNVLASGVVPQISVIMGPCAGGAVYSPAMTDFIFMVKDSSFMFVTGPDVVKTVTNEVVTQEELGGAVTHTTKSGVADVAFENDIEALLSVRDFVDFLPASNREPVPERPSADPWDRIEESLDTLVPANANQPYDMHELIRKVVDEGDFFEVQPAHAGNILCGFGRVEGKTVGIVANQPMVLAGVLDINSSKKAARFVRFCDAFEIPIITLVDVPGFLPGTAQEHNGIIKHGAKLLFAYAEATVPKITIITRKAYGGAYDVMSSKHLRGDLNYAWPTAEIAVMGAKGAVEIIFRGKTAEEIAERTKEYEDRFANPFVAASKGFIDEVIQPHSTRKRIALGLRKLRNKSLENPWKKHDNIPL from the coding sequence ATGTCCAAGCTCGCCATCATCGAACAGCTTGAAGCGAAGCGCGAAGCAGCCCGTTTGGGCGGTGGCCAGCGCCGCATCGACGCTCAGCACGCCAAGGGCAAGCTGACCGCGCGCGAAAGGCTGGAGGTCCTGCTGGACGAAGACAGTTTTGAAGAACTCGACATGTATGTCGAACATAACTGCGTAGATTTCGGCATGGATGAACAGCACATCCCCGGCGACGGCGTCGTCACCGGCTCCGGAACGATCAATGGCCGTCTGGTCTTTGTTTTCTCGCAGGATTTTACCGTTTATGGCGGTGCCCTGTCGGAGCGCCATGCAACCAAGATCTGCAAGATCATGGACATGGCGATGAAGGTCGGCGCGCCGGTCATCGGTCTCAATGATTCCGGCGGCGCCCGTATTCAGGAAGGCGTTGCCAGCCTTGCGGGCTATGCCGAGGTGTTTCAGCGCAATGTGCTGGCGTCGGGCGTCGTGCCGCAGATCAGCGTCATCATGGGGCCCTGTGCGGGTGGCGCGGTTTACTCGCCGGCGATGACCGATTTCATCTTCATGGTGAAGGATTCGAGCTTCATGTTCGTGACCGGCCCCGATGTGGTCAAGACCGTCACAAACGAAGTCGTCACACAGGAAGAACTGGGCGGCGCCGTCACCCACACCACCAAGTCTGGCGTGGCCGACGTGGCGTTCGAAAACGACATCGAGGCGCTGCTGTCCGTTCGCGATTTCGTGGACTTCCTCCCCGCCTCCAACCGCGAGCCAGTGCCGGAGCGTCCCAGCGCCGATCCATGGGACCGGATCGAAGAAAGTCTCGACACCCTAGTTCCCGCGAACGCCAATCAGCCCTACGACATGCATGAGCTGATCCGGAAGGTCGTTGACGAAGGTGATTTCTTCGAAGTGCAGCCTGCCCATGCGGGCAATATCCTTTGCGGATTCGGCCGGGTCGAAGGCAAGACTGTCGGCATCGTTGCCAATCAGCCGATGGTGCTGGCGGGCGTGCTGGACATTAACAGTTCCAAAAAGGCTGCCCGTTTCGTCCGCTTCTGCGATGCGTTCGAGATTCCGATCATCACGCTGGTCGACGTGCCGGGCTTCCTGCCGGGCACCGCGCAGGAGCATAACGGCATCATCAAGCATGGCGCGAAGCTGCTCTTCGCCTATGCCGAAGCCACCGTGCCCAAGATCACGATCATCACGCGCAAGGCCTATGGCGGCGCCTATGACGTCATGTCCTCCAAACATCTGCGTGGCGACCTCAACTATGCCTGGCCGACCGCCGAGATCGCGGTGATGGGCGCGAAGGGCGCGGTCGAGATCATCTTCCGCGGTAAGACGGCGGAGGAAATCGCTGAGCGCACCAAGGAATATGAAGACCGCTTCGCCAATCCCTTCGTGGCGGCAAGCAAGGGCTTCATCGACGAGGTGATCCAGCCTCACTCTACGCGCAAGCGCATTGCGCTGGGCCTTCGCAAGCTCCGCAACAAGAGCCTGGAGAACCCCTGGAAGAAGCACGACAATATTCCGCTCTGA
- the bktB gene encoding beta-ketothiolase BktB, whose protein sequence is MDDRDIFIVGAARTAIGDFGGALKDVQPDELGRIVAVAAMERAAIEPSDVQHVVIGQVIQSGPRDAYIARVIGVNAGIPVEAPALTLNRLCGSGLQAIISAAQTLKLGEADIALAGGTESMSNSPHVVKAARFGTKMGDIKMIDAMLEVLSDPFEHFHMGVTAENVAEKYQISRAAQDALAVEGHSRAARAIAEGRFKEQIVPVEVKSRKGVVTFDTDEHVRADASLEQMAKLKPAFRKEGGTVTPGNASGINDGAGAVVVASGKAVAEKGLKPLARILGWGHAGVDPRIMGVGPIKAVPIALERAGVTLDQIDVIEANEAFAAQACAVASELGFDPEKVNPNGSGIALGHPVGATGAILTVKTAYELKRTGGRYGLITMCIGGGQGIAMVIENVA, encoded by the coding sequence ATGGATGATCGGGACATTTTCATTGTCGGCGCGGCGCGCACGGCGATCGGCGATTTCGGAGGGGCGCTCAAGGATGTGCAGCCCGACGAACTGGGCCGTATCGTTGCGGTCGCCGCTATGGAACGGGCGGCCATTGAGCCTTCTGATGTTCAGCATGTCGTCATCGGGCAGGTGATCCAGAGTGGCCCGCGTGACGCCTATATTGCGCGCGTCATCGGTGTGAACGCGGGTATTCCCGTTGAAGCGCCTGCGCTGACGCTCAATCGCTTGTGCGGATCGGGATTGCAGGCGATCATTTCCGCCGCGCAAACGCTGAAGCTGGGTGAGGCCGACATCGCCCTTGCCGGCGGCACGGAGAGCATGAGCAATTCCCCGCATGTGGTGAAGGCCGCCCGCTTCGGCACCAAGATGGGCGACATCAAAATGATCGACGCCATGCTGGAGGTGCTTTCGGACCCGTTCGAGCATTTCCACATGGGCGTCACCGCCGAGAATGTGGCTGAGAAATATCAGATTTCCCGCGCCGCACAGGATGCGCTTGCGGTCGAAGGGCATAGCCGTGCCGCAAGAGCCATTGCGGAAGGCCGCTTCAAGGAGCAGATCGTGCCGGTGGAAGTGAAGAGCCGCAAGGGCGTCGTCACTTTCGATACGGACGAACATGTCCGCGCCGATGCGAGCCTGGAGCAGATGGCGAAGCTCAAGCCTGCTTTCCGGAAGGAGGGCGGCACCGTGACACCCGGCAACGCATCTGGCATCAATGATGGCGCGGGCGCCGTTGTGGTGGCAAGCGGCAAGGCGGTGGCGGAAAAGGGCTTGAAGCCGCTTGCGCGGATCCTGGGATGGGGCCATGCGGGCGTCGATCCGCGGATCATGGGCGTCGGGCCGATCAAGGCGGTTCCCATCGCTCTGGAGCGGGCGGGCGTTACGCTCGACCAGATCGACGTGATCGAAGCCAATGAGGCTTTTGCCGCGCAGGCCTGCGCCGTGGCCAGTGAACTCGGCTTCGATCCGGAAAAGGTCAATCCCAATGGCAGCGGCATTGCGCTAGGGCATCCGGTCGGCGCGACCGGCGCGATCCTGACGGTCAAGACGGCCTATGAACTGAAGCGCACGGGCGGTAGATATGGTTTGATCACCATGTGCATCGGCGGCGGTCAGGGGATCGCCATGGTTATCGAGAATGTGGCATGA
- the mce gene encoding methylmalonyl-CoA epimerase, with protein MKLGRLNHIGIATPSLEASIAYYRDVMGATKIHEPFDLPAQGVKVCFVDTPGEDGTNGTQIELIEPLGENSPIHGFIAKNPAGGQHHMCYEVPDILEAKKWFEGLGKKVLGEPRIGAHGTLIFFVHPKDMNGVLTEIMETPKEAH; from the coding sequence ATGAAACTCGGACGGCTTAACCATATCGGCATTGCGACCCCCTCGCTGGAGGCCAGCATCGCTTATTATCGCGACGTGATGGGCGCGACGAAGATCCACGAACCTTTCGACCTGCCCGCGCAGGGCGTGAAGGTCTGCTTCGTGGATACGCCGGGCGAGGACGGCACCAACGGCACACAGATCGAATTGATCGAACCGTTGGGCGAAAACAGCCCCATTCATGGCTTCATCGCGAAGAACCCGGCGGGCGGTCAGCATCATATGTGCTACGAGGTGCCCGATATTCTTGAAGCGAAGAAGTGGTTCGAGGGTCTGGGCAAGAAGGTGCTGGGCGAACCCCGCATCGGCGCGCATGGCACGCTGATCTTCTTCGTCCATCCCAAGGATATGAACGGTGTCCTGACTGAAATCATGGAAACGCCGAAAGAAGCGCACTGA
- the scpA gene encoding methylmalonyl-CoA mutase, which produces MTDKPTLDQWTAAATKEVKGKDLTWHTPEGIDVKPLYTAEDIKTDPGLPGFAPFTRGVKASMYAGRPWTIRQYAGFSTAEESNAFYRRNLAAGQKGLSVAFDLATHRGYDSDHPRVVGDVGKAGVAIDSVEDMKILFDGIPLDQMSVSMTMNGAVIPILSFFIVAGEEQGVERKLLDGTIQNDILKEFMVRNTYIYPPEPSMRIISDIFGYTSREMPKFNSISISGYHMQEAGATQVQELAFTIADGMEYVKYGVASGLDIDKFAGRLSFFFAIGMNFFMEVAKLRAARVLWHRAMTKLGAQDERSKMLRTHCQTSGVSLTEQDPYNNVMRTTIEAMAAMLGGTQSLHTNALDEAIALPTDFSARIARNTQIIIQEETGMCNVVDPLGGSYYVEALTQELVDRAQEIIDRVQSEGGMAKAVAAGWPKAMIEEAAAARQARVDRGEDVIVGVNKYRLANEDLLETLEVDNTKVREAQIARINKMKAERDEAKCQAALDALRKGAAGPASIENNLLALAVECARARATLGEISSAMEESFDRYGTVPTPVKGVYAAPYQDDSRWKQVLDGVQAVERRLGRKPKILIAKMGQDGHDRGANVIASAFGDMGFDVVSGPLFQTPEETVVLALDSSVDVVGASSLAAGHKTLIPELIRQLREAGRSDIKVIAGGVIPPQDYDFLRDAGVQGIYGPGSNVVECAADVLRLLGHNMPPAGLEEAA; this is translated from the coding sequence GTGACCGACAAGCCGACGCTGGATCAATGGACCGCCGCCGCGACCAAGGAAGTGAAGGGCAAGGACCTCACCTGGCACACGCCGGAGGGAATTGACGTCAAGCCGCTCTATACGGCCGAAGATATCAAGACCGATCCCGGCTTGCCCGGTTTCGCACCGTTCACGCGCGGCGTGAAGGCAAGCATGTATGCGGGCCGTCCCTGGACCATCCGCCAATATGCGGGCTTTTCCACGGCCGAGGAATCCAACGCCTTCTATCGCCGCAATCTGGCGGCCGGACAGAAGGGGCTTTCGGTCGCCTTCGATCTTGCCACCCATCGCGGCTATGACAGCGACCATCCGCGCGTCGTCGGCGACGTGGGCAAGGCAGGCGTGGCCATCGACAGCGTCGAAGACATGAAGATCCTGTTCGATGGCATTCCACTCGACCAGATGTCGGTCTCCATGACCATGAACGGCGCGGTCATTCCGATCCTCTCCTTCTTCATCGTTGCGGGCGAGGAGCAGGGCGTCGAGCGCAAGCTGCTCGATGGAACCATTCAGAACGACATTCTGAAGGAGTTCATGGTCCGCAACACCTATATCTATCCGCCCGAGCCGTCGATGCGGATCATCTCCGACATTTTCGGCTATACCAGCCGCGAAATGCCGAAATTCAACAGCATTTCCATCTCCGGCTATCATATGCAGGAAGCCGGTGCGACGCAGGTGCAGGAACTGGCCTTCACCATCGCGGACGGCATGGAATATGTGAAATATGGCGTGGCGTCGGGCCTCGACATCGATAAGTTCGCGGGACGGCTGAGCTTCTTCTTCGCCATCGGCATGAACTTCTTCATGGAAGTGGCGAAGCTGCGCGCAGCGCGTGTCCTCTGGCATCGGGCCATGACGAAGCTGGGCGCGCAGGATGAACGCTCCAAGATGCTCCGCACCCACTGCCAGACCAGCGGCGTATCGCTGACCGAGCAGGACCCCTATAACAACGTCATGCGGACGACCATCGAAGCGATGGCCGCGATGCTGGGCGGCACGCAGTCGCTCCACACCAACGCGCTGGACGAAGCCATCGCGCTTCCCACCGATTTTTCGGCGCGCATCGCCCGTAATACGCAGATCATCATCCAGGAAGAGACGGGCATGTGCAATGTCGTCGATCCGTTGGGTGGCAGCTATTATGTCGAGGCACTGACGCAGGAACTGGTCGACCGCGCGCAGGAGATCATCGACCGCGTCCAGAGCGAAGGCGGCATGGCAAAGGCGGTCGCGGCAGGCTGGCCCAAGGCGATGATCGAGGAAGCCGCAGCCGCCCGCCAGGCCCGCGTGGACCGGGGTGAGGACGTGATCGTGGGCGTCAACAAATATCGCCTTGCCAATGAAGACCTGCTTGAAACGCTGGAGGTCGACAACACCAAGGTTCGCGAAGCGCAGATCGCCCGCATCAACAAGATGAAGGCGGAGCGCGACGAAGCGAAGTGTCAGGCGGCTCTGGACGCCCTTCGTAAGGGCGCTGCCGGTCCGGCCAGCATTGAGAACAACCTGCTCGCGCTGGCGGTGGAATGCGCCCGTGCCCGCGCGACGCTGGGCGAGATCAGCTCCGCCATGGAGGAAAGTTTCGACCGCTACGGCACCGTGCCGACGCCGGTGAAGGGTGTCTATGCCGCGCCTTACCAGGACGACAGCCGCTGGAAACAGGTTCTTGACGGTGTGCAGGCCGTCGAGCGGCGCCTTGGTCGTAAGCCGAAGATCCTTATCGCCAAGATGGGGCAGGACGGTCACGACCGGGGCGCCAACGTCATCGCGTCCGCTTTTGGGGACATGGGCTTCGACGTCGTTTCGGGACCGCTGTTCCAGACGCCGGAGGAAACCGTTGTGCTGGCGCTGGACAGCAGCGTCGATGTGGTCGGCGCATCGTCGCTTGCCGCCGGGCACAAGACGCTGATCCCCGAACTCATCCGACAGCTTCGCGAAGCCGGGCGCAGCGACATCAAGGTGATCGCGGGCGGGGTCATTCCGCCGCAGGATTATGACTTCCTTCGTGACGCGGGCGTTCAGGGCATTTATGGCCCAGGCTCCAACGTCGTGGAATGCGCCGCCGATGTGCTGCGTCTTCTCGGCCACAACATGCCCCCGGCGGGGCTGGAGGAAGCTGCTTGA
- the bioB gene encoding biotin synthase BioB: MSQITPRTDWTREEIAALFDLPFNDLMFEAQSIHRANFPRNEVQLSTLLSIKTGGCPEDCGYCSQSTEAESGLKATKLMDVQTVLQAAAQAKDHGSGRFCMGAAWRNPKERDMPKLVEMVQGVRAMGMETCMTLGMLSEGQAKQLADAGLDYYNHNIDTSPENYANVITTRTFEDRIETLENVRSAGINVCCGGIVGMGEARSDRVGFLHALATMPHPESVPVNALVPVAGTVLGDMLKDTPLAKIDEVEFVRTVAVARIVMPQSMVRLSAGRESMSEACQALCFMAGANSIFTGDKLLTAANAGDDQDAALLAKLGMTAMQAQPHGHLEAAE; encoded by the coding sequence TTGAGCCAGATCACGCCCCGCACCGACTGGACGCGCGAGGAAATCGCCGCGCTGTTCGACCTGCCTTTCAACGACCTGATGTTCGAAGCGCAGTCGATCCATCGCGCGAATTTCCCGCGCAACGAAGTGCAGCTTTCGACCTTGCTGTCGATCAAAACCGGCGGTTGCCCCGAAGATTGCGGCTATTGCAGCCAATCGACCGAAGCGGAAAGCGGCCTCAAGGCCACCAAGCTGATGGACGTGCAGACGGTGCTTCAGGCGGCGGCGCAGGCCAAGGATCATGGTTCGGGCCGTTTCTGCATGGGCGCGGCATGGCGCAATCCCAAGGAACGGGACATGCCCAAGCTGGTCGAGATGGTACAGGGCGTCCGTGCGATGGGCATGGAAACCTGCATGACTCTCGGGATGTTGAGCGAAGGGCAGGCCAAGCAGCTCGCCGATGCGGGCCTCGATTATTACAATCATAATATCGACACCTCGCCGGAGAATTACGCCAACGTCATCACCACCCGGACCTTCGAGGATCGGATCGAGACGCTGGAAAATGTGCGTTCGGCGGGTATCAATGTCTGCTGCGGCGGCATTGTGGGCATGGGCGAGGCGCGGAGCGACCGCGTCGGCTTCCTACATGCGCTCGCCACCATGCCGCACCCGGAAAGCGTGCCGGTCAACGCGCTGGTGCCGGTTGCTGGCACGGTGCTGGGCGATATGCTCAAGGATACGCCGCTCGCCAAGATTGACGAAGTGGAATTTGTCCGCACCGTTGCAGTGGCCCGGATTGTCATGCCGCAATCCATGGTGCGTCTGAGCGCCGGCCGTGAAAGCATGAGCGAAGCGTGTCAGGCGCTGTGCTTCATGGCGGGTGCGAACAGTATTTTTACTGGCGACAAGCTTTTGACGGCGGCCAATGCGGGCGATGATCAGGATGCGGCGCTGCTGGCCAAGCTTGGCATGACCGCGATGCAGGCGCAGCCGCACGGGCATCTGGAAGCGGCGGAATAA